One window of the Pyrus communis chromosome 17, drPyrComm1.1, whole genome shotgun sequence genome contains the following:
- the LOC137722065 gene encoding uncharacterized protein, whose translation FWSFGEERNGELGEKGSEKWSSYQYVGRAGSVIPTAALAGTEVSVEEIRSAATYSDHYPPSLHAALVSPQEPDPSEQAVTYKGGYGGGYGGTTSELHRQIPDEVEIRELLIDHVGRRCCWGSRPARTWKIEKVEDCNVYVGTLDTFIEERETIRETQPYLGGSIDGKDKGPELGIWELDLKSQFPVIFIPHHESWAIILHSESIEKCSGCGGRGDIVCPKCNANQEPGFYKENQMAQCSACYGRGLIAHKDGSDSICGSCNGKGKIPCASCGSRGLIRCLTCQGSGSLLTHKVAVVKWKTLSTRKVSATSGAASVPDDVFHRAKGVRLCNTQAYQCSPAFFADSFFLNQFSSEVIADRAHVPLTARVISERHTICVVPVTRVTMAHRNQLFSFYIIGFSREVYLRDHYPSRFCWGLCPCLEWLKL comes from the exons ttttggtcatTTGGTGAAGAGAGAAACGGTGAATTGGGAGAGAAGGGGAGTGAGAAATGGAGCTCGTACCAGTACGTGGGAAGAGCTGGGTCGGTAATTCCGACGGCGGCGTTGGCCGGGACTGAAGTCAGCGTGGAGGAGATACGGTCGGCGGCTACTTATTCTGACCACTACCCGCCTTCTCTTCATGCTGCTTTGGTTAGTCCGCAGGAGCCTGATCCTTCTG AGCAAGCTGTTACTTATAAAGGTGGATATGGAGGAGGTTATGGTGGCACCACAAGTGAGCTCCATAG GCAAATACCAGATGAAGTGGAGATACGAGAGTTGCTTATTGATCATGTTGGCCGTAGATGCTGTTGGGGAAGTCGTCCTGCACGGACCTGGAAGATCGAAAAAGTAGAAGATTGCAACGTTTATGTGGGAACACTAGATACTTTCATTGAAGAAAGGGAAACCATAAGAGAAACACAGCCATATCTTGGTGGCAGTATTGATGGAAAAGATAAGGGACCAGAACTTGGAATCTGGGAATTGGATTTAAAGTCTCAGTTTCCTGTTATATTCATACCCCATCATGAATCATGGGCAATAATTCTGCATTCTGAGTCCATTGAAAAATGTTCAG GTTGTGGAGGAAGAGGAGATATTGTGTGTCCTAAATGCAATGCAAATCAAGAACCTGGATTCTACAAAGAAAATCAGATGGCTCAGTGTTCTGCTTGTTATGGAAGGGGTTTAATTGCTCATAAAGATGGATCTGATTCAAT ATGTGGGAGTTGCAATGGTAAGGGAAAGATCCCCTGTGCAAGTTGTGGATCTCGTGGTTTGATAAGATGTTTGACATGCCAAGGGAGTGGTTCTCTTTTGACACACAAAGTTGCCGTTGTTAAATG GAAGACACTTTCAACCAGAAAGGTGAGCGCGACAAGCGGAGCAGCATCTGTGCCAGATGATGTTTTCCACAGAGCGAAAGGAGTCCGGTTGTGCAACACTCAGGCATACCAGTGCAGTCCAGCCTTCTTTGCCGACTCTTTCTTTCTTAACCAGTTCTCCTCCGAAGTCATTGCAGACAGAGCTCATGTACCTCTCACTGCAAGGGTGATTAGTGAGAGGCATACCATCTGTGTTGTGCCGGTGACACGCGTCACCATGGCTCATCGCAATCAGTTGTTCAGCTTCTATATCATCGGGTTTAGCAGGGAGGTGTACTTAAGGGACCATTATCCATCCAGGTTTTGCTGGGGGTTGTGCCCTTGCTTGGAGTGGTTGAAGTTGTAA